CCCGGCGGATCTCCGTACGGGTCTTGATCTTCTTGCGTTCGCGTAGTCCCAGCTGGGGCGTGGTGGCGGCCATGGTGTCCATTCTCAGGCATCCACCGGGGCCGGGGCCAAGACCTCTGCCGCTGCGGGCGCCTGCTTGGCCGGAAGCATCAGCAGTGCCAGCACCGCCGTCACCAGAGCCGCGACCCCGCACACGATCAGCGCCACGCTCATCCCGTGGAGGTACGCCGCATCCGCAGCCCGTGCCAGCCCCGCGTCGCCCAGCAGATGGGCCCCGACCACCGAGTCCTTCGCGGCCTCCGGCGCCCCGTCCGGCAGCCGGCCCGCGTACGCCCCGGCGATGAGTGAGCCGAGCAGCGCGACCCCGAGTGCGGCACCCGTCTGCCGTACGGTGCTCAGCAGTCCGGACCCGCTGCCCGCCTGGTCCCGGGGCAGCGCCCCGATGGCTGAGGTCATCGCGGGCACCATCGCGAATCCGAAGCCGAAGCCGACCACGGTCAGCCACACCGCCGCGAACCCGTAGCCGTCGTCGACCCCCGTGGTCGCGCCCAGCAGCGTCCCGGCGGCGAGGACCACGAGCCCCCCGCTGATGACGGCCCGCGAGCCGAACTTCCGCAGCAGGGGCGCCGAGGCCTTCGCGGCGACGGTCAGCCCGGCCATCATCGGCAGCATCCGCAGCCCGGTCCCGAAGGCGTCATTGCCGAGGACCGCCGACAGATACGGCGTGAGCACGAACATCAGCCCGGACAGGACGAACATGGTCAGCGTCGCGGCGAGCGTGTTCAGCAGGAAGGGCCGGTGGGCCAGCAGCTTGAGGTCCAGCATGGGGCGGACCATGCGCCGCTCCCGTACGACCAGAGCCGCGATCAGCACCACACTCCCCGCCAGCATGGAGACGACCAGCGGGTCGCCCCAACTGCGCTCCGAAGCCTCGATGATCCCGAAGATCAGCGCGGCGAGCCCGGTGGTCGTCAGCGCGGTGGACAGGAGGTCGACCTTGGGCGCGGCGGGATCACGCGTTTCGGGCAGCAGCAGGACGCATGCCACGATCCCGATCGCGGCCATCGGCACGTTGATCACGAAGATCGAGCCCCACCAGAAGTGGTTGAGCAGCCATCCGCCGATGATCGGCCCGAGCGGCATGCCGAGTCCCGAGGCGGCGGTGATGATCCCCATCGCCTTGGACTGCTCCTGCGGCTCGAACATCGTCGGTACGACGGCGAGCGCGAGCGGCATGATCAGCGCGGCCCCGATGCCCATGAAGGCACGGGCGGCGATCACCGGCTCGACGCTGGTGGAGAAGGCGCCGACGACCGACCCGGCGAGGAATATCGCGAGTCCGGCGATCAGCATCTTGCGCCGCCCGAAGCGGTCGCCCAGCAGTCCGGCGGGGAGCATCAGCGCCGCGAAGACGACGATGTAGGAGTCGGCCATCCATTGCTGCTGGCCGGTCGTCGCGCCGAGCTGGTCGGCCATGGTCGGCAGTGCGACGTTCAGGATCGTGGTGTCGAAGCCGATCACCAGAAAACTCATCACCATGGCTCCGAGAGCCCACCACTTGCGTTCCATGTCCCCACCCCTTCAAGAATCCGCTAGTCAATGTCTTGTGATAGTAACTCTCAAAAGATTGCGACTGTCAACACTGAAGCGGCCGTACCCGACGGGGTACGGCCGCTCCGTGGCGCTAGTGCTGCAGGTGGATCGCGCTAGTAGGCGATGAGGGAAATGGCGACGTACTGAGTGATGAAGGCCGCCAGCGTCAGCGAGTGGAACACCTCGTGGAAGCCGAACCAG
The sequence above is drawn from the Streptomyces sp. NBC_01465 genome and encodes:
- a CDS encoding MFS transporter; translated protein: MERKWWALGAMVMSFLVIGFDTTILNVALPTMADQLGATTGQQQWMADSYIVVFAALMLPAGLLGDRFGRRKMLIAGLAIFLAGSVVGAFSTSVEPVIAARAFMGIGAALIMPLALAVVPTMFEPQEQSKAMGIITAASGLGMPLGPIIGGWLLNHFWWGSIFVINVPMAAIGIVACVLLLPETRDPAAPKVDLLSTALTTTGLAALIFGIIEASERSWGDPLVVSMLAGSVVLIAALVVRERRMVRPMLDLKLLAHRPFLLNTLAATLTMFVLSGLMFVLTPYLSAVLGNDAFGTGLRMLPMMAGLTVAAKASAPLLRKFGSRAVISGGLVVLAAGTLLGATTGVDDGYGFAAVWLTVVGFGFGFAMVPAMTSAIGALPRDQAGSGSGLLSTVRQTGAALGVALLGSLIAGAYAGRLPDGAPEAAKDSVVGAHLLGDAGLARAADAAYLHGMSVALIVCGVAALVTAVLALLMLPAKQAPAAAEVLAPAPVDA